The genomic window TCCATTTAAACTCCTTTAGGGTTGGTAGAAAATAATCTGACTGCCTTGATTTTCAAATTTAAATGGAACAAAAAGTCCTTTTATTTCTTCCTTTATTTTTTGGTGTAACTCAGGAGGAGCAAATAAAAGCATAAATCCACCTCCACCTGCTCCAAGAAGTTTTCCTCCTATTGCACCTGCTTTTTTTGCTTTCTCATAAATTTCATCAATAAATGGATTTGAAACTTTATCAGAAAGAGACCTTTTAAATCTCCACGCCTCATCAAGAAGTTTTCCAAATTCCTTAATTTCACTATTTCCAACAAGTATTTTTATTCCTTCTTCAACCATTTCATGTAGTATTTTTAGTTCATATTTTTTATTTTCAATATTTTTAATCTGTTCACTTGCAATTTCAGAAGCATATCTTGAAATTCCGGTAAAATATAGAAGCAGGTGTTTTTCAAAGTCCTCTTTTTTTCCCGGTGGGAGAATTAATGGCTCAACAATAAAACTATCATCTGGTAAAAAAGTAATTTTATTTAATCCACCAAATGCAACTTCAATCTGGTCCTGACAGCCAACATTTTCTTTTAAAATTTTCTGTTCCACATATATTGCTTCTTTTGCAAGTTCTTCTTTTGATTTCATCTTACCAAGAAGTGCATATAAGGCATTTAAAAGTCCAACTGTAAATGAAGAACTTGAGCCAAGTCCTGTTCTTGCTGGAAGGTCTCCGTCATGGTGAATTTCAACTCCAAAATCAATGTTTAAATATTTTAACACTCCCCTTACTGCTGGATGCTTAATTTCATCAATTTCTTTAACAGTTTCAATAATGGAATATACAATCCTGTGTTTATGTTCAAAAAATGGGGGTAAGTATCTGCATGTAATATAGCAGTATTTATCAATAGAAGTTGTTAAAACAGCACCTTTATTATATCTATACCAAGAAGGATAATCAGTCCCTCCTCCAAAAAAAGAAATTCTAAAAGGAGTTCTTGTTATTACCATTTTAGTTTTAAAATTATAAAATCATCATTCTTTTCAATTACATCAAAATTATACAAAAATTTCTGTTTTTCATCAAATTTCAAATAATTCTGCCATTCCATTAAAATGAGAAGTTTATAATTTTTTCTGTACAGATTTTTTATTGTGTTTTCCTTTAATTGACTGCTTTCTATATGTATTCCTTTCCTTTCAGCATAATATGTATAAGCGGAATTCCAGTCATATCCCGGGAAACAAATAATTATATTTTCATCAGGTTTTGTTTCTTTTTTTACAATTTCTCCTATTTTTAAAGCAAGAGGAGCGTCAAATTTATGGTATCTGTAAGCAAATTTAAGTGAAATTAAGGTATTAACTATTAAAAAGAGTGTTAAAAATAATTTTTTTGAATGTTCTGATTTAAATAAATTCTTAAAATATAAAAGTCCTTCAGCACAAAAAATAGAAACAATAGGAGTAATTAGCATATTGTAATAGTGATGACATTGAATTTTTATAAGGACAAAATAAAAAAGAAATGAGGAAAGAAAAAGAAAATAAAAATATTGATAGTTTTTTCTTCTTTTAATTGTAAAAATCCCAAATATAACAGGTATTAGGGTTAAATGAGTTAGAAGTTCAGGAAATAGATTTAAAATTCCCTGTTTGTATGTTTCAAAAATAAATCTTTCAGAAATAGTCCCAAAATTTCTTATTCTGTATGCTTTATCTGCAAGTGTTAGAGAAAAGTGATTATTCATTAAGTTCATTTCATCACAATACATTTGCCATCTAAACATAAGGGAAAGAGGTATTAAAAGGGATAAAAGCAAAATAAATTTATTGAATTTTTTATTTTTAAAAATTATTAAATAAACTACAGGAAGAAGGAAAAAAGGACCATAAAGTGATTTATGGAGAAAAGAGATTGATGAAAATATAATTCCAAGAATCCAGAAATATATGTTTTCTTTTAAAATTCCAAGAGTGAAAAAATAAAGAAATCCAAGAATAGTTGCAATAACTGTTGGTTCCATCAAAAAAGTTCTGTTGAAATGTATATTAACAGGTATGGAAAGATAAATAAAAGTTGTAAGTAAAGAAAAATTTAAATCATCTGTTAATAAAAAAAGAAGTTTAAAAAGTAAAAAAGCACCTAAATAAGCCATTATTATTGAAACAATTCTTCCCCATATTTCTGATGGAAAAAATAATTTATAAAAAATACATACAATTGCCTGATAAACAGGAAATTCAAGAAGTAAATATTTTTCATTACCTGTCCCGAAAACATCAAGTTCAGTTTTTAAAAAATTTATTCCATTTTTATAAAAATTTCTTGTTACTGCTGCTGTTTGTGTCTGTCTGAAAGAATATGTATCAAGAATTGGAATATTTATATGATAAAGAAGAACGGGAAGAAAGAAAAGAAAAATTAATAATAATTTTTTCATTTTTTAATAGTTTTTTTTAAGTTTTTGTAAAATTTTAACAGAAATTTAAAAAAGTAAAAAGGAATCAATGTTAAAAGACAGTAAAGATATATTTTATAGTTTAAAAAATTGTTTTTAAAAGCAAGTATAAGAGTTTCCCATCCATATCTTTTATGACCCGATAGAATAAATGCTTTACACATATAAATGTAATAATCAGAATAATTTTTTTTCAACCGTCTTTTAAATATTTCATAATCGGTAAATTGTTTTCTTTCAAGATTAACTTTTTTTTCTATTTCTAAAAAAACATTTAACATTCTATGATAGGGAGTGTAATTTTCAATACATTTTTTCCATCCATTTTTTGCTATTTCTTTTCTTTTTTTTTCATTTTTCAGGTAATATTTTACTTTATCAACAAGTTCTTTTTCGTTATCAAAACAATCTATTTCTTTTCCTATTTCAAAGTATTTTTCAAGATATGTAACATATTCAGTTAACATAAAACCACCCTGTAGCATAACTTCAAAAATTCTTCCTTTCCATTGTCTCTTGTTATTAAATGTTTTTGTAAAGCATAAATTTATTTTGCTTTTTCTGAAAACCTCATTCATTTCATTAAAAGTTAAATATTTCTCCCATCCATATCCGGCAAGAAAAATATTCAAATTTAGATTTTTTAAATAATTTATATATCTTTCTCTATCTTCTGTTTTAAACCCAATAAATGATACATCATATATTTCTTCTTTTTTATCCCAGTCAGGATAAAAAGGGACTCCATCACTAGGTAGAACATGAATAACATTT from bacterium includes these protein-coding regions:
- a CDS encoding kinase, with the translated sequence MVITRTPFRISFFGGGTDYPSWYRYNKGAVLTTSIDKYCYITCRYLPPFFEHKHRIVYSIIETVKEIDEIKHPAVRGVLKYLNIDFGVEIHHDGDLPARTGLGSSSSFTVGLLNALYALLGKMKSKEELAKEAIYVEQKILKENVGCQDQIEVAFGGLNKITFLPDDSFIVEPLILPPGKKEDFEKHLLLYFTGISRYASEIASEQIKNIENKKYELKILHEMVEEGIKILVGNSEIKEFGKLLDEAWRFKRSLSDKVSNPFIDEIYEKAKKAGAIGGKLLGAGGGGFMLLFAPPELHQKIKEEIKGLFVPFKFENQGSQIIFYQP
- a CDS encoding glycosyltransferase family 39 protein, which produces MKKLLLIFLFFLPVLLYHINIPILDTYSFRQTQTAAVTRNFYKNGINFLKTELDVFGTGNEKYLLLEFPVYQAIVCIFYKLFFPSEIWGRIVSIIMAYLGAFLLFKLLFLLTDDLNFSLLTTFIYLSIPVNIHFNRTFLMEPTVIATILGFLYFFTLGILKENIYFWILGIIFSSISFLHKSLYGPFFLLPVVYLIIFKNKKFNKFILLLSLLIPLSLMFRWQMYCDEMNLMNNHFSLTLADKAYRIRNFGTISERFIFETYKQGILNLFPELLTHLTLIPVIFGIFTIKRRKNYQYFYFLFLSSFLFYFVLIKIQCHHYYNMLITPIVSIFCAEGLLYFKNLFKSEHSKKLFLTLFLIVNTLISLKFAYRYHKFDAPLALKIGEIVKKETKPDENIIICFPGYDWNSAYTYYAERKGIHIESSQLKENTIKNLYRKNYKLLILMEWQNYLKFDEKQKFLYNFDVIEKNDDFIILKLKW
- a CDS encoding glycosyltransferase, with the protein product MNEEVVKIVENFKPDYIIYLSGYYEFTLETLKKLREKSILIGWFFDDEFRFENYTKYYLPYFDFFVTHSIEAIEKYENFNVNVIHVLPSDGVPFYPDWDKKEEIYDVSFIGFKTEDRERYINYLKNLNLNIFLAGYGWEKYLTFNEMNEVFRKSKINLCFTKTFNNKRQWKGRIFEVMLQGGFMLTEYVTYLEKYFEIGKEIDCFDNEKELVDKVKYYLKNEKKRKEIAKNGWKKCIENYTPYHRMLNVFLEIEKKVNLERKQFTDYEIFKRRLKKNYSDYYIYMCKAFILSGHKRYGWETLILAFKNNFLNYKIYLYCLLTLIPFYFFKFLLKFYKNLKKTIKK